The sequence below is a genomic window from Lolium perenne isolate Kyuss_39 chromosome 4, Kyuss_2.0, whole genome shotgun sequence.
tacttccgctgcccgctggaacggggagaaggacgtcgtcttcatcaacaccgaacgtgtgaccgagtacggaggtgctgcccgattgtggcactgtgatcaagatcttctacgctttttgcaagcggcaagtgatcgtctaccgcagcaataagagcctactcttataggctttggaaatcttcaagggttagtctcgttcatccccccgttgctcccatcttctagattgcatcttggcttggattgcgttctcgcggtaggaaattttttgttttctatgcaacgaatccctacaaataTACACCACAACAAACGACATAAAGCGCTCCCCAAAGGCCCTTAAGCAGGTACTAGATCCAGGCCTGCCTGGCCTAGATCTGCCCCGCAAGTCTGCCTTGGCCGCCTACGCCTACGCCTAGCCACTCTGCACCCACCCAACACCCGAGCCTGACACACCTCACAACCACCATCACCTCCACCCACTAGCACACGCTTCCTTGGTTGAAGCCCCATCACCCCTCCGTGGCCCGCACCACATGGAGCCGTCGCCGCAATGCTACAGGTAGATCTCGACTAGGGTCGCCTGGCCCAAATCCAGCCCGTTGTGCGCGCGACAGTCTCAGCCGTATGTGCGCCCATGCCTCTGGCTAGCGAGCCGCCTGCCCACCGCCAACACTTCACTTCCCTCCCGTGATGCGCGCCCGACGACCAGCACATGCCTCCGCCATCGCCAGACCGTATGAGAAGAATCCTTGAAGAAGCTACATCTTCGACTTTCGCGAGGAAGAAGCCCACACCGTCGAGCTCCGCCGCCTCCTGCACGAAGAACCGCCTCGCTGCGGTGCGTCGGTCCACTGCATGAGGAGCCGCCGATTCGCCGCCTTAGTCCGCCGCCGCTAGGTCGGGATCGCCCCACCCCTCCACCTCACGAGCAGGGACTAGAGATCCGCCGCATGGGCTTTGTCTACCGGCTAGTGGCAACGGTGACGGTGGGGGAGGAATAGGAGGGGAGGACTCGAGGCTAGGGTTCTGGAGTGCCCGCCCGTCGCCCACGGGAAACGACATGAATCTTTAAGTGGTTCAGCGCCAATAAAATATATAAACGAATTTTTAAGTGGTTTGGCGCAAGTGCAATGGCCCCAGCCGAACTATATTGGCTCCACACTAGTTGATGCCAAACTTATAAGTCAGATTGTAAAATGCCTCACTCATGTCTATGGATGTACGAAGGCACACCCTTCCTCAAAGAAAATGAGCTCGGAAGATTCGTTTGATGGGTCTTTAGATTGACAAAGTCAATGTAAATGCCTTGTTATTAATGAAAACGTCGCTTTCCATTGATTTTTCCGCCTTTTTTTTATAAAACAGGAAAGAGAACATGAAACTAGAATTTGTTTGATTGCGCCATGACGCATCTGCATGATTGATGGGTGGCTGGCAACCCCGGAGCGTACACGGACCCGTAGCCATCACCCGCCGTCGCGGAATGCGCCCAACCCACGCCACCCATCCAACCACTCGCCCTCGTCGGGTCGTCGCCCGCCCGCTCGCCCGAGTACCGACACCCTACGCCGGCGCACGGGTACGGGCACCGTTACAGGGAATGATTCCCTTGGACCGTCATGTGTGTTGGGCGTGCCGTGCAAGCGACGCGGACGGGACGGGACGTGCGCGCGGGCGGAGCCACCAAACCAGTGGAGCGGAACCTGAATTAAACAACGCAGGAAATCAATCTACGGCGGAGAACGGCGACAAGATAGAATGGAAGGACCGGCCCGAAGAAAATATCCAGCTTTTTAAATCATTTTAAATATAGCGCAAATAAAAAAGTGATATCTACCTCGTCGGCAACCCCGAACAACCAAGAGTCGCGCGGGCACTTCCTTCCTCCTATCTGATCTGATCCAagccgagccgagccgagccgagccgacCGGGGCAAACCCAAACCCAATCCGCTCGCTCCCCCGAGAGGAGAGATTAACATTCCATCGTCAGCGTCCGCACACCGGAATTTTCTGCTCAGCAAACAGCGGAGGTAGAGACAGACAACACAAGGAAGGAAGGCCTCAATCCGTCTGTTAATCATCCTAGTCCATCACCAAAGAGTAAACAAACCCGAGAAACCCTCGCCGCCGCTTTCCCCCCACCATTACTGCCCCCGAGAGGAAGGCACAGCTCCCAGGCGAGGAGGCGGCTCTGCCTGCTGCTGACTGCCGAAGGAGAGGGAGATGCAGCGGCGCCGGGCGCAGACGTGGGCCGGGGTCGGGAAGacggcgcaggcggcggcggcgcacgccGCGCTCTTCTGCTTCACGCTCCTCCTCGCGCTCAGGGTCGACGGCCGCACCGACTACTCCTGGTGGTACGTCTCGTCTCGTAAACCCTAGCTACGCCCTCTCCCCCTCCCCCGATCCCGCCTCGGCCCGGCGCGCGTCGATCTGGTTGCGCGTGGACTGCTACAGTTCGGGGATGAGATTGGGATGTGGCTGCTGCTGGTACGCGTGGACTGGCTCTCGTGATTTGCATCAGCTGCTCTGTTCCCCCCGGGATGTACGTACGTAGATGCGGTCTAGGGAATCGAGCGCTCGCTGCGCTGCGCTGCGCGGCGGATTGGGCTTCGTGTACGCTCGATTGGGGCGGTGGACTGGTCTGCTCTGGGGCGGGCGTACGACTTTCTATGAATGAGGGTGGGGGAGTTGAGTGCGATGGGCCATTGGTGAATTTGATCTCGCCAGTAGCCAGGCTTCTGCTTGTTCCATTGCTGAACTACCCTATACCTCCCTGCTCAATTCTCCAACCTTAACATCTTGCTGTTTGCAATGTCTATGTGTTTTGGGAAACCATCGAGCTCTTACCAGAATACAGACGAATTAAATTAATGCAACATAGCTGTCATGTACACCACTGGCTTGTGCGTGTGTCTGTTTGTGACAACCCTAATACCGAATGCTCATTACTTCGCTCTCCCAGGATTATATTCATCCCGCTATGGCTATTCCATAGCGTCGCCGCCCGCGGAAGGTTTTCAATGCCAGCCCCTTCGCTGCCTCACGGGCGACATGTAAGATTCACTACTGATTTCCCTATTTAAGTCTGTTGCATCTCTGTCTGCAAGTATTGTTCATTTACCACCACGCGTTGGATCTGATAAGCGCATGTCCTGCACGCACGCAGTGGGCTCCTTGCCATTCCGTCGTCGCCGCGCCGCTGCTGATCGCGTTCGAGCTGCTTCTCTGCATTTATCTTGAAAGCGTAAGAGGTACGTTCTGAAGCCGCTACATGAATGAAGCCGTCATTGTTAGCTCCACTCCATTCTGTGAACCCCACCTTTTCTTTCCTTTTGTTTTTGCCCAGTTAGAAATCAACCAGCTGTTGATATGAAGATTGTGTTCCTCCCTCTGCTCACCTTTGAAGTGATCATTCTCATCGACAATTTTAGGTAACATTTATTTCTCATTCTGTTGTTTAGAATACTAGTAccgaatttccattctttacataTATGAATTTAGTGGATATACAGATGCAGTATACTCTGGACATTACCTGTAAAACAGATCTGgcttaattttttttttaaatcctgATATAGATTGTTGAATCTTCTCCTGATTAGGTAATTACTACAAGTGAAAGCTGTAATGATGTACATTTCTGCTTCCTGCTCCTTGTTCATTCATGCTATTTACATATCTTGTAGCTTTCTACTGCTTAGACTATATCTGGAAATCTAGAGAAATGAACTGCTCACTTTTTTTTTTAATGTGGTTCGCCTATCAGAAGCAGCTAGATTCATTTTCTTGCAACCACATGGATGCACTTCATGCTAGGTCAATTTCAGCAGGGAACGACTTCATGCACATGGATGCACTTTCAGTATATTACTAAATAGACTTTGcacattagaaaaaattatgtAGAAGTTTTCAAAGCTGTACAACATGGCTATTTATGGACCTCACTAATAAGGCAAGATTTCTTTTCAAATATAGCAATTATAGATGTAAATTGTTTTGGTAAcctcactaataacgcaagatttcTTTTCAATTGTAGCAATTACAGATGTAATTGTTTTTGTATAATTTATTAATGGTCATACTTTTGCATACATATTTAAAGTGCACATGTTATAGCATGTTCTATATCTGCGATTTCCTCGACAAATTTTGTAAATGTAAAAAGGTGCATTTTTGTAAATGGTTGTGGATGCACCCATGCGTGGAATCTGCATTCAATCTCACTGCTTATTGTTGCTTATTGTAGCGGTTGGAGACAAATGTCAATGACACTTTATTCTCATTTTAGAGTTCAGTTATATCTTGTCAGAATCATGATTCTGCTATGCGATTGTACAACTATACGACCCAAATTAAGTGAACCGATTCAACGATTCTGCTAAGTAGAATCTAAGATTTTACGATTCTAAAAGTTAAGATCCTACAGTTTGCGACTCTACCATAGAGGTTCCGATTCGATTCAGAATCACCATTATGACAACATTGCTTGTAATCACAGTTTTGATCTTGCTTCTGTTGGTTGCAAATTTATAGCTTCTAAACTTGAAGAACTTTTGTTGTGGACTGTTAAAATTGGGTGATTCCCTTTTCATAGTTGTCAGACAGCATGTGAAAATCAATTCATGTATTGTGTTTTTCTAAACTATGTTAATAGCTTCCATGTTCGCTCTAAGAGACAATTCTCACATTAATTAAAGAAAAGAGAGTTCTGAATGGTTTATCTTTTAGGGGTATAGATTACAAAGGTGCGTATTGGTCAAAGATGCAACGATCTTTCAGTAATAAGCATTAAGAGCTGTAAACATAACAGCTCTACAGCCCCATTCCGATTTAAATGTATCAATAGTATCTAGCTCTATTGAAATATAAATGTACTTTGCATCCACCCTTATTCTGTTCATACAAATAAAATAATGGCATTCACCAATATATTGTTGCTTATATCTTAAGAAGTACTTCCTCCGAcccataatataagatgttattacaaccAATATAGGAGGAGTATATTGCGAAACCCCAAATGTAGCCCAAGCTACATGGCTTCTGTTCCTTTTCAAAATTCGAATTCGATATTTatagtttcaaaaaattctgaattTTTTAATAGATGTAGCCAATGATGTACTCTACCACTGTGCCACATCTCAGATGAAATACATTGTAtactaggctacacaaaaataaaaattctGACAAATGTTGGAGGTTTCAAAATCTGTACTGTTCACTATTTCAGATCCATAGTTTTGTGAATCTTGGTACAGCCCAAAATATTGTGTCTTTCGTATTCCTTTTTTGCATAGTGGCAGAGTACATTATTGTCTACCTCCAGAATTTGTTCACAATTTTTAAAACTATGAAATAccattttgatttttttgaaaaaaGGGCTCCATGTAGCCCGAGGTCCAAACCACCACTCGAGTATAACACGTTATATTATGGGTCGGAGGAAGTACTTAAGATATAAGCAATTATCATTTAAAATGTTGGCATCCAATTTTTTAAACTATTGTTGTGTCAATCCCCTCTCAGCAACTTTAACTAAAGATCCCCTTCGATGGAACTCTGCAATAACAGTGAAAGTACTGTTTGTTATTTTACTAGAATAATTATGCTTGTAGCAAGTATGGATCTTAACATATATGTTTTTTGATGGGATATCCATTTTTCAGAATGTGTAAAGCTCTAATGCCAGGAGATGAAGAAAGCATGAGCGACGAAGCTATTTGGGAAACACTTCCTGTAAGTTATCTTGTATTCTTAAACTATCACAGTTCAACTTTTATTCATTAAACAATTGCTTCATCTCCTTCCGTTCACAAGGAAAGAAATGCAAAAAATATATTTGGATACCGATGCCACTTAATTATAGACTTGAAAGCCATGCACCAAATAGCTAGCTCTTTTGTTTCGTTGTTTGGAATTAAATAATATAGTGATATGATACAATGCATTATATGGCCTCTTCCACATTAAAGCATGTTTGTATGAATGCTTCTATGTAGCCCAAAATAGGAACATGGTCCAACTGCTCGTATATCTTGCATCAATGTACTCTGAAATAACTGAAATGCACAAATATATCTATTAAGCTTTATTTCACCAAATATGTGGTTGGATTATTTCATTCTCTTTGATACTCTACTTGTAGATGTCAAATTGAATGCCCCTCCAGGGCAAGAGACTCACTCTGCAATGTGCAATGCTCACTGTTAGCAACCCTTTGCCAAATTGGTTGCCACATCAGGGCAAAAGTGCAAAACCCTCCTAGATTGATGGAATCCTGTGTTTTCGGACGTTTCAGAGCTCAGCGGTCTATTTTAGACTGTTTGGTGTTTATGGTCCAATGTCAAACTTGGGTGATAGTTGAACCTTGAAAAATGGATGTTTTCCACAAAATATAATACATGGTATTCATGTATCCAAGTGACAAGTTTTTTCGACTGGAGGAGTATGTTAGTGCAAATCAATAAAACACAGTGACTTGGAATTTTCAAGGACAATTTCATCATGTGTTGTTCTGTTGTATATCACTATTAAATTCTTGAAGTTTTGACTGCACATATTGTGAAAATACTAGCCATTTTTCTGTTACATACAGTAGAGTAATACACATTTATCTTATATTAGATGACTTTGATTTTGTAACCAGCATTTTTGGGTCGCAATCTCTATGGTGTTTCTTATAGCTGCTACAACCTTCACACTTCTCAAGTTGTCTGGTAAATATCCTGACTTGCCTTTAATTGGTAGTTTGTTACTTGTTAAAATGAGTTTCTTTTTATTGGTGTTTTGACAAATATTATATTTTTTCTTAATGACTATAAGGAAGTGGATGTTCTGAGGCATATCTTTCTTCCCAGAGTCCTTCACCATAGAGcaacactctttgtttgcttacaaTGTAATCCAGATGCACAAAACAATGATTCTATGGATTGATTGTTTTGTGCTTCTGTATTACATTGTATAGTTGAAACTTTATTTCTATACACTTGGCAATACTCTTTGTTATGGTTCTATTGTATGAAATGCCTAGGCTTTCTAAAGGTTCTTTATTTGTTCACTAGAGTAGAAGGGTGACTGTTCACTGTGAGATTATTCTTCTCTGAGTGCGACTTAGGATTTGAATGGGAGACAATCTTGTTCTGAGATTCCCAAGAAGGATTTTTTTGCTGTATAGGTTGTAGAAGCTGTCtacatactccctctgttccataatTCTTGTTGTGGTTTTGgttcaaatttaaactaaaatcacGACAAGAATTATGGAACGGACGGAGTACTTCCTGAGCCTGCTGTACATCCAATCAGATCTTCCAAAGCATTATCTATATAAAATCATTTTTTATTGGGCCTCCTTACTTTGCACAATATTATGTTTTAATAGTGACTTATTGGATATGACAGGTGATGTTGGTGCTTTGGGATGGTGGGATTTATTTATAAATTATGGGTGAGACTGATATTGATAACATTTGTATTTAACAGCTGGAATGTCTGATAGTCTAACGTATCAACTTGTTTATACAGGATTGCGGAGTGTTTTGCTTTTCTTGTTTGTACAAGATGGTTCAATCCCATGATTCATAGGCCTCCCACTCACGGGGAGGCTAGCTCGTCGTCAACCGCGATTAGATATCGTGATTGGGAGAGTGGTCTTGTCCTCCCATCACTGGAAGACCATGAACATGAGAGAATTTGTGGCCTTCCAGACATAGGAGGTCATTTCATGAAAATACCTCTGGTGGTTTTCCAAGTTCTGCTTTGTATGCGGTTAGAGGTACATGCCATTCAAGTCatatactatggttgagattaaTGGGTCATATCTACTATTAGACACAGTGGCAGATGAAAAACTGCCAGTGAAATAAtacttttctcttttctttttgaaAGAACATGTTGCTTGAATTATTGAAAACATTGGCAACTGGTTTGAACATATTTCTGGAGTTAAATAGGATGCTAAATAAAAAGTAAAAACACTTGACCTCCTAGTAACTGAATTCCATCAATAATGATCTTCATAACCTCATTGTTGGTAGCTTAATTCTGTCTGTTTTTTCAGGGTACACCACCTAGTGCTCGCTACATTCCTATATTTGCTCTTTTCTCCCCACTATTTATTCTACAAGGAGCTGGTGTCCTATTTTCACTAGGAAGATTGGTTGAGAAAGTTGTTCTGCTACTGCGTAATGGACCAGTTAGTCCTAATTACCTTACCGTATCATCAAAAGTCCGCGATTGCTTTGCTTTTCTTCATCACGGTTCAAGGTAAAACTGATAGTTACTATGGATCTATTATTATGTTCATTTATTTTCTTGCTGGCTTATTTTTGGAGAGGCAGCAGTATAATAATATTCCACCTTCATACCGATTTCTAATAAGGTAGCATCTGTATATGTTGTTCAGGCTTCTTGGTTGGTGGTCTATCGATGAAGGGAGCAAGGAAGAGCAGGCCCGGCTGTTTTATACTGAATCTAATGGGTATAATTATCGATTTCATCTTGTTCATACGAGTTCATATATATTTTGTTAATTTGCTCAAGGTGCTGCTATGTGTCATTGCCTCTAATGTTTATAAGGTCTCTGAAGCTGTATGTTTATTTCCTTTTGTTGAAGGTACAACACATTCTCAGGCTACCCACCTGAGGTAGTAAAGAAAATGCCTAAGAAGGATTTAGCAGAAGAGGTATCCCTTTTGTTGTTCTATGGACAATCATTTACCATATTACAGTTTTATTCACTTAAGGATTATAAACATAAGCAATAACTTTCCTACTTATTCTATTTCAGGTTTGGAGACTCCAAGCTGCATTGGGAGAGCAGTCTGAAATCACGAAATCTACTCAGCAGGAATATGAAAGGCTTCAAAATGTACTTTCCCTTTCTCCGACTTATCCTGGCCCGTTTTTCATTGAAATCAGTTTTTTGGATGGCGTGTTGTCATTCTCTCTATTGAAAAGGTCAAACAAATACTCCTCGTTTCAGGAGAAGGTACTTTGTAGGATTTGCTATGAAGGAGAAATATGCATGGTCTTACTTCCTTGCCGGCACAGAACTTTATGCAAGTACGATTCAACTGCTTGTGTAACTGTTTTCGATCTTTGCAACTGGGCTTTTCAATGTGTTGTTGATTAGAAACTACCATTTTCTTTGTTGTTTAGGTCTTGTTCGGATAAGTGCAAGAGATGTCCAATCTGCCGTAACCCCATTGATGAGCGCATGGCTGTATATGATGTTTAAACTTCACTGACTGGTCTGAACATTACAAATCTGTACATGTGGGCTGTGAGATGTCGTGCATATGGGGCTCGATCACAACTTTAAGCTGATTGAGATCTGCACAACTTCAGAAAAGTTTAGCAAATATGGGGAAATATATCTTGTCTAACCAAAAGGAAGGAAAGATAGCTGCTGAGCGGTTTCTGGTCCCAGTTATGTTCTGTAAGTATTGTAAGTATGCCATCCTTGGCTTTTGGCTTCTTTTTGTGCCTCATAGATGTTTCAGTTTTACTTAGATCGTGTTTCACTGTAAATAAAAGTGTGTCCATGTTGTTTGAATACTGTGCTCCTTGGCCTTGAGTGAGAAAAAGTGAAGTTCTCCTAGAGTGGCATCTGATGGGAACTATTTTCTATTGGAATATTGTACCACTTGGTGAAGTGCTGTGTGGCCCTTCATGTCGTAAAGGGTTTACTCGTGAGCATGTCTGCCTGTCTCGTCTGGAGGGAAATCATTCCCAGTAGGACTCCCAGTATAAAATGCTCAGAGGCTTTGGCCTGATTACGTGTTATGATGAAATCAAGGATTTTAGGTTATCTGGTATCCTAAAATCGACGTGCTAACATTATTGAGCTTAATGTTGTCTTATCTGAATCATGATAGAGAACGAAGATGGCATTATGTGTTAACTAACTCACACATGTTACTTGCCGGTTGGTAAAAAACAAACAAGTGATACGATAGTTTGGTAAACTTTAGAGAATCTCCACGTTGGGCTGGCACTGCTGTATGGGGGGCGTTGCGTCAGCAGTGGATCTTCTATTTTGGGGACGTTttcccacaccggcgcctccCAAACGATGGCCCCTAAAACTTTTTTTTAATAATATTTTGGAATAACATATCGATcacattttattcatactataTTCAATAATTCATATAATCACACAAATATTATTTAAATTATTCATGCAATCAAACAAATAGTacagtacttaaattattcatacaatcaatcaaacaaatagtacaaccaaacaaatcatacaatcacataaatataaataaaatcatgcattgttggcaGCTCCTCTCCTTGCCCATAAATGCGTAGTTAGATCCGTCTTAAGTTGTACATGGACAcctgcatctcgaatttcattgtACATATGAAGAAAGGCGGCAAATTCTTGGGTACATGCTCTACCTCAGCAAGTTGCCCTTCATAATCAAATGGTTGATCATCCTGCACAGGTTCGTCGcgctcgctctcaatgatcatgttgtgcatgatcacacagccGTTCATCACCTTCCACGTATGAGACTTAGATcaagtgagagcagggtacctGACAATGGCGAAACGCTGCTGAAGCACCCCAAAAGCACACTCAACATCCTTGCGTGTTGCTTCCTGGCATGTTGCAAAATAAGCTTCCATCTCGTTTGCTGGAGAAggaattgtcttcacaaatgtagcatacgtcgggtagataccatcagcaagatagtaccccttgttgtatgcGTGGCCATTTATCTCAAAGTTCACGGCAAGAGCTTGTCCCTCAGCTAGCCtggcaaacaccggagagcgctgcaacacgttgatatcattgtttgttcctgccaTGCCAAAAATACATGCCAAATCCAAAGGTCCTAGTCAATGACACTGCACTCACCAGTATGCCCCTTGTATAGTGGCGGAGCCAAGATATTAACCTTGTGTAGTCAGTTTAAAGTTGTGTAGTCAAATACATGTATTTatatgatttttttaaaatttcctACATTATGTATGCCTATGTAAGTGGAAAACTGTGGTCATATGACTACACAGCCATAGTGTGGCTCCGCCACTGGCCTTGTAGATCCCCTGCCAAGCAAAAGGACAATTCTTCCAGCCTCAATGCATACAGTCAATGCTTCCGAGCATACCAGGAAACCATGTTGCTGCATTTTTTTGCAGGATCCGAGCTGTATCATCTTctcttggtgctctcaaatagtctttagcaaacaccgctatgacggctcggcaaaacctgtagaGAGTCTCTGTACATCTCGACTCTGCCATCCGTAGGTAGTCATTGACTGCATATGGAGGAGCTCCGTATGCAAGACAGCGCATTGCAGTAGTGCACTCCTGAATTGAGGTGAAGCCCCACAAACCTGTGCAATCTTGCTTGGCAACGAAGTAGTTGTCGTACTCCCTGACGCCATAGACAATCTTCAAGAACAGCTCCTTCATCCTAAACCGGCGCCGAAATTCCTTCGGCGAATGAGCCGCGTCGTCGTTGAAGTAGTCGGCGTCAAGCAGCATTACGCCGGCTTGACGATGTCGATTGATGTTCCTCATCTTGCCTGGCTTTGAGCCGCCGCGCCGAGGCACGACGATGAAAGGTTGGAGAACGCGCAACATGCTCGTCAGAATTAGCTACTGTTGTTGCCGCCGGACAACCTCAGCGTTCCGCTCCTCCGTGAACATctgcaccatcatctcgtcgtcgctgtccatcGCAGCAATCGGCCGAACACCTTGCGGGCGTGGCGGTTGTGCCGCGGTGGCGGCGAGCTCTGCGAAACAGCGGCCACCGGTCGAGGGGGTTGTGGCCATGTTGATGGACGGCGGTTCCTAGACATGCGGCGGtgtcagggggggggggggggacacgGCGGCGACGACTACGATGGCGATCTAGAGGGGTGAGAGTTGGCTCGTGCGTGCGTAAGACGCGGGGAATCGGTGTGTCTGGCTGCCAGGCGGAGCCCACGCTCGTAATCTGACGTGCCGCGAggtgccggcgcgcccgattcacgCCCTACGCGAAGGGGTCGGCAGGGGATGCCGGccatctattgggctcgaaaactagCCGACACCGTTTGGGGCACGCCGGTGCGAGCCCAAAAACCACGCtggcccccaaatcgctatcgaGGCCGCTATGGGGCACGCctatggagatgctcttactaccTTTATGCACGGTATTGTTGAGGTAGGGTTGTATTTTTGGTGGGAAGTGTGGCAACTAGCAATGCTAGGGTGGGTGAACGACACAACACGGACAAAGTGCAGGAGTGGTGGAAGCTACAGCGACGGGTCAGGATTAGTACGTTCTAGGTGAGTTGTTAGATTTTCACACCATGGTACAAGAAACAAGTGGAAGTGTGGAACTAGTAATGCATCTTTTTATTATCAGCTTCAGAAACAGATGTATGATAGGAATATAATTTTTGCATCGAGCTCAGTTTTAGTAATCGAACTATCTCTTGATCTCAATTCATAACATTTTGATGGCAAAGCCATGTGCACTGCCCATTTCATTCTATAAAGTGGAGTACAAAGAATATTTACATTGGAGAAAACAGATAAGAAAAAAACGGAACCACTCCTACGTCTCAGctgccaaagtcaacctcttttgCTCAATGGCCTCCTCCACAAGATATGGAACATTTAGAACGGCGAGGCAGGAGTGTATACGCTGGTTCCTTTACTTCCACACATTCCACAAGATATACATGGTAAGGGCGTCTTcagcgcgcgtccgtttgcgtcggccgaaatggtcgaaatcgaccgcgcatccgtttgcgtcgggggtgacTCCAGCGGCACGACACATTTTTTTTGGCCGAAACTTTTTTTTAAtacatgaaacataatttacatagttaaaacatgaaaaaaaccCTAACGCCCACTGCtgctcatcgtcgctgtcgagcacgatgagctccggtatcacccacggccagttgccatccgggggagcgtacaccgggcgcgccggcggtgctggaggtggaggaggcgcccagggctgcggcggtggaggcgcccagagctgctgctgtggcggcggtggaggcgcccagggatatggtttgtggcggcggtggaggaggcgcccagggatgcggctgtggcggcggtggaggaggcgcccagggctgcgtttgtggcgccgccgagtcctgtagtgccagtcgaagggcttcaacctccgacaggcccggcggcatgacgccggtggcgtagcggggtagcggcggctgcacaggcgcgtcgttctcggagacgaggacgccga
It includes:
- the LOC127293238 gene encoding uncharacterized protein, which codes for MQRRRAQTWAGVGKTAQAAAAHAALFCFTLLLALRVDGRTDYSWWIIFIPLWLFHSVAARGRFSMPAPSLPHGRHWAPCHSVVAAPLLIAFELLLCIYLESVRVRNQPAVDMKIVFLPLLTFEVIILIDNFRMCKALMPGDEESMSDEAIWETLPHFWVAISMVFLIAATTFTLLKLSGDVGALGWWDLFINYGIAECFAFLVCTRWFNPMIHRPPTHGEASSSSTAIRYRDWESGLVLPSLEDHEHERICGLPDIGGHFMKIPLVVFQVLLCMRLEGTPPSARYIPIFALFSPLFILQGAGVLFSLGRLVEKVVLLLRNGPVSPNYLTVSSKVRDCFAFLHHGSRLLGWWSIDEGSKEEQARLFYTESNGYNTFSGYPPEVVKKMPKKDLAEEVWRLQAALGEQSEITKSTQQEYERLQNEKVLCRICYEGEICMVLLPCRHRTLCKSCSDKCKRCPICRNPIDERMAVYDV